One window from the genome of Candidatus Methylomirabilota bacterium encodes:
- a CDS encoding ABC transporter ATP-binding protein: MAAGPAVAREAILTVEDLYTYYGLSQVLFGVSLQVARGECVCLLGRNGVGKTTTMRSIIGLTPPRRGRVVWKGRDVAGRPSYQIARAGIGFIPEDRRIFADLTVWENLDVASRGGRNGGGWTVERVFDLFPKLRELMNRQGGFLSGGEQQMLTIARTLMGNPELLLLDEPSEGLAPLVVEHLKEQIARLKTEGL; encoded by the coding sequence ATGGCCGCCGGTCCGGCCGTGGCGCGCGAGGCCATCCTCACCGTGGAGGACCTCTACACCTACTACGGGCTGTCCCAGGTCCTGTTCGGCGTGTCCCTGCAGGTCGCGCGGGGCGAGTGCGTCTGTCTGCTCGGCCGCAACGGCGTCGGCAAGACCACCACCATGCGCAGCATCATCGGGCTCACCCCGCCGCGCCGGGGCCGCGTGGTGTGGAAGGGACGCGATGTGGCGGGGCGCCCGTCCTACCAGATCGCGCGCGCCGGCATCGGCTTCATCCCGGAGGACCGGCGGATCTTCGCCGACCTCACGGTGTGGGAAAACCTCGACGTGGCGAGCCGCGGCGGACGGAACGGCGGCGGCTGGACGGTGGAGCGTGTATTCGATCTGTTCCCGAAGCTGCGCGAGCTGATGAACCGCCAGGGCGGCTTCCTCTCGGGTGGCGAGCAGCAGATGCTGACCATCGCGCGCACCCTCATGGGCAACCCCGAGCTGTTGCTGCTCGACGAGCCGTCCGAGGGCCTGGCGCCGCTCGTGGTCGAGCACCTCAAGGAGCAGATCGCCCGTCTGAAGACGGAGGGGCTG